One Actinomycetota bacterium DNA window includes the following coding sequences:
- the argB gene encoding acetylglutamate kinase: protein MEALPYIKRYHGRTVVVKYGGAAMEDPALRASFANDIVLMRYVGMNPVVVHGGGPQISAHIKRLGGEPSFVGGYRVTTAADLEVVRMVLVGVINKDIVSLINRHGTLAAGLSGEDGNLISVRRKKHPAGDLGFVGDVERVNPGILTDLLRDFIPVIASLGVDPKGQPHNVNADEVAAAVAEALGADKLVYLTNVAGILGSQGELIGQLSADRAAELKATGAVGEGMIPKIDSALDAIKGGVPRVTILDGRMEHALLLEIFTDSGVGTMVTA from the coding sequence ATGGAGGCGCTGCCCTACATCAAGCGCTACCACGGCCGGACGGTCGTGGTGAAGTACGGCGGCGCGGCGATGGAGGATCCGGCGCTCCGCGCCTCATTCGCGAACGACATCGTTCTTATGCGCTACGTCGGGATGAATCCGGTCGTGGTCCACGGCGGCGGCCCGCAGATCTCAGCGCACATCAAGCGCCTCGGCGGCGAGCCGTCCTTCGTCGGCGGGTACCGCGTTACGACCGCCGCCGACCTCGAGGTCGTGCGGATGGTGCTCGTCGGGGTCATCAACAAGGACATCGTCTCGCTGATCAACCGGCACGGCACGCTCGCGGCGGGGCTTTCGGGCGAGGACGGGAACCTGATCTCGGTCCGTCGCAAGAAGCACCCGGCCGGCGATCTCGGTTTCGTCGGCGACGTCGAGCGGGTCAATCCCGGGATCCTGACCGACCTGCTGCGCGACTTCATCCCGGTGATCGCGTCGCTCGGCGTGGATCCCAAGGGCCAGCCCCACAACGTCAACGCCGACGAGGTCGCCGCGGCCGTCGCCGAGGCCCTCGGCGCCGACAAGCTCGTCTATCTCACGAACGTTGCCGGCATCCTCGGCTCGCAGGGCGAGCTGATCGGGCAGCTATCCGCCGATCGGGCCGCCGAGCTCAAGGCGACGGGGGCCGTCGGCGAGGGCATGATCCCGAAGATCGACTCTGCCCTGGACGCCATCAAGGGCGGGGTTCCACGCGTCACGATCCTCGACGGGCGCATGGAGCACGCGCTCCTGCTCGAGATCTTCACCGACTCGGGTGTCGGCACGATGGTGACGGCGTGA
- a CDS encoding cytochrome c, protein MSERGSVKAWVLAFVLSAVLGLGALIGIGRLVGANKLPGEPQANPTSLEGRTLYVEANCAGCHGIDGAGIRGPSLVSGTGAGLSLEEVIARVTNGKRLAGMPKFEGFLSEQQIKAVSEYVVSLRGAR, encoded by the coding sequence GTGAGCGAGCGAGGGTCGGTCAAGGCGTGGGTCCTGGCGTTCGTGCTGAGCGCCGTACTCGGCCTGGGCGCGCTCATCGGGATAGGACGCCTGGTCGGCGCCAACAAGTTGCCGGGTGAGCCGCAAGCGAACCCGACCTCGCTGGAGGGTCGGACCCTGTACGTCGAAGCGAACTGCGCGGGATGCCACGGCATCGACGGCGCCGGAATCCGGGGCCCGTCGTTGGTCTCAGGAACGGGTGCGGGGCTGTCTCTGGAGGAGGTCATCGCCAGGGTGACCAACGGGAAGCGGCTCGCCGGTATGCCGAAGTTCGAGGGTTTCCTAAGCGAGCAACAGATCAAAGCCGTTTCGGAGTATGTCGTGAGCCTTCGAGGTGCACGGTGA
- a CDS encoding acetylornithine transaminase has translation MTFEQIREAESRYHMRVYGRQPVAFARGEGVRLWDVDGREYLDFVAGIAVMSVGHSHPKVVEAVREQSGTLTHVSNLYFTEPQIALAERLHGLLGWGRVFFGNSGAEANECAMKLARRWQRENGRPDRTGVVAALGSFHGRTVATLATTGQPAKHEPFAPLPSELVHHVPLNDAEALEAALKDDIGALLLEVVQGEGGIVPATPEYLKAARELCDERGILLLFDEVQTGLGRTGRWFGFQHSGVVPDVVTLAKALGGGLPIGACVAREDVADAFRPGDHATTFGGGPVPCAAALAVLDVIESEGLVSNSARMGERLASRLRDRFADTPAVVDVRGVGLLVGVQLAGEWSKDVVDAARDRGLLVNNVRPDTVRMSPPLIVSEADVDQAVDVLAEAISQVAP, from the coding sequence GTGACCTTCGAGCAGATCCGCGAGGCAGAGTCTCGCTACCACATGCGCGTCTACGGCCGGCAACCGGTCGCGTTCGCGCGGGGTGAGGGCGTGCGCCTCTGGGACGTGGACGGCCGCGAGTATCTCGACTTCGTGGCCGGGATCGCCGTGATGAGCGTGGGGCACTCTCACCCGAAGGTGGTCGAGGCGGTGCGTGAGCAGAGCGGCACGCTGACGCACGTCTCCAACCTCTACTTCACCGAGCCGCAGATCGCGCTCGCCGAACGCTTGCACGGGCTCCTGGGGTGGGGCCGGGTGTTCTTCGGCAACTCCGGCGCGGAGGCCAACGAGTGCGCGATGAAGCTCGCGCGACGCTGGCAGCGCGAGAACGGGCGGCCGGATCGCACCGGCGTCGTGGCGGCCCTCGGCTCGTTCCACGGCCGCACCGTCGCGACGCTGGCGACGACCGGGCAGCCGGCGAAACATGAGCCGTTCGCGCCGCTGCCGTCCGAGCTCGTGCATCACGTGCCGCTGAACGACGCCGAAGCGCTCGAGGCCGCTCTCAAAGACGACATCGGCGCGTTGCTGCTCGAGGTCGTGCAGGGCGAGGGCGGCATCGTTCCGGCGACACCCGAATATCTCAAGGCCGCGCGCGAGCTCTGCGACGAGCGGGGGATCCTGCTCCTTTTCGACGAGGTGCAGACCGGACTCGGACGCACCGGGCGCTGGTTCGGGTTCCAGCACTCCGGCGTCGTGCCCGACGTCGTGACGCTCGCGAAGGCGCTGGGCGGAGGCCTTCCGATCGGCGCGTGCGTGGCGCGGGAGGACGTCGCCGACGCGTTCCGTCCGGGCGACCATGCGACGACCTTCGGCGGCGGCCCGGTGCCGTGCGCGGCCGCGCTCGCAGTGCTCGACGTGATCGAGAGCGAGGGTCTGGTCTCCAACAGCGCGCGGATGGGGGAGCGACTCGCCTCCCGGTTGCGGGACAGGTTCGCCGACACGCCGGCGGTCGTCGACGTGCGAGGGGTAGGACTGCTCGTCGGCGTGCAACTGGCCGGTGAATGGTCCAAGGATGTGGTCGACGCCGCGCGGGACCGCGGCCTGCTGGTCAACAACGTCCGGCCCGACACCGTACGCATGTCCCCACCCCTGATCGTCTCCGAAGCCGACGTCGACCAGGCGGTCGACGTGCTCGCCGAGGCCATCTCGCAGGTGGCGCCGTGA